The sequence AACATCCAGTACATCATCGTAATATCCACCAGCATACCAAACGCTGCTCCAAACAGCATAGGCATAAGAGATTCCTTATACCCCATAAGCCATATGGTCCCCATTGCTAAGAGCAGAGCATTGCCAGCGCCAAAGGTTGCTGCTGAAATACTGGTCTGTATTAAATTCTGCCTATAAATATTTTTAAACCCCGAAAATGTCCTCGCAGGAATAATACTTACAAGCACGGCTATAAGTGCCCCAATAATTGAAGTATTGGCTGTTATTCCCAGCCTTACAATAAGTTCAAGTCCAATTATAGAACCTAAACCCGAAACAATAAGAGTAACAATTACAGTTAAAGGTTCAAAAAGCCTTGGCTGAGGCTCCTGTAAATATTTTTCTATCACCGGGTCTAATGAACTGGCATCAAATTCCCTCCTGCCATCCGGCAAATCCATAGACATCCCCCTTTTTAAATTTTAATAGCCATATACACCAAGTCTTTTACAGTATTCCCTGATCTCCTTATTTACATATACCCCCTCCTCCTCTATCACCTTACCATCAAGGACGATGGTAGGATTCAATACTATTCCGTCGGTATGAGACGCAGAAGACCATGTTTTCCCCATAATCTGAGCCCCCTGGCTTCCCAGCCCAAACTCTATGCACCCAAATATTCTTTCGTCTTCTACTATTCTCCCCGTCGGTTTTGTTATTCTTGGGCTAAAGCCCAAGGAATAGTGTGCTACTCTATACATTGTTGGATCGTTAAAGCTTGCCATCCATCTTTCAAATACCCTGGCTTCAGCGCCACCCTCTATCTTTGTAACCACACCCTCCTGCACCGTAAGTTTTATTGATGATGAAAGCTTTCCAAGTTCAGCAGGCGGCCACACGGCACCATCAAAGACAATGGTCCCATTTATCGTTTCTTCAATGGGACACCACGACACCTGCCCTCCCAGCATCACCGGTTCTCCTTTTTTATCAGCAAGTTTCCCAGATACCCTGGCTCTCCTGCCGTGATTATAAGCCATAAGATCTGTACCATTGGGGCTCTTTATTTCAACTTTATCTGCTCTTTGAACAATTTCCCTAAGCAGATTGCCCATTTCTATTAACAGGTTATAGTCTACCCTGCCAATGGTGTTTACCATCATTGTCACATCCATGCCCGGCAAACAAAGGTATCTTGTACCATTGTCAAGAGCACCCCTCCATGCTTTAGTGTGTTGGATGTACGAGACTGCGTACTCTATCCAGACATCACTTTCTCTAATTGCACCTGCTACGGGTTTTGGAGGCTCCATTACAGCTGTCGGATTAGTATGATAAAGTATCACTGTCGGAACAGCTCCTGCTGCATATGCCGCCTTAGCTGTTTCAACAACTACACGCAAGTCTGAAGATGTATCTGCTGTAATAACGACGACCTCATCCTTCTTTACAAGTGCAATCTCTTCAATTAATTTCCTGGCACCTTTAGCCAGTTCAAACCCCAGATATTCGTCTCTTGTCTCAGTTCCTAGAGCAATATCCAATTCTAGCACCTCCCTGTTTTTTAAACCTCAAACTGGTACCCAGTCCTCTTTTTAAGTGGAGGATAAGGATACGCTTTTTTTGAATGTGATATATTCATACAAACCAGAGCCTCTGCCAACTTTACAGCAGCCTCTCCGGGTATTATCACCGGTATTCTGTATTTTTCCATCATCTTTTCTTTCATGTGCATTATGGACCCACAGCCGAATATCACGGTATCTACACCGTCATCCAAAAGTTTAATCATTATAGAGTGCAATTTCTTTTCGACCAGTTCATTATTTGAAAGCTCCATTACCGGAATATCTAACGGCACTACGGAGCACACCTTATCTGCAGTTCCTATAATCTTGGACTTTTTAATATTTCTTATTACGGAATTTTTGATTGTTGTTATAATACCTATCCTCTCTCCAAGACAATATGCCATTATCTGTGCTGCCTCTCCTATACCAATCACAGGTATGCTCACTTTTTCTCTTGCTGCATAGAGGCCAGGGTTACTAAAGCAATATATAATTACAGCATCAAAACCCTCTTTTTCCGCCTGTATTGTTTCTTTTAACACATAAGGTGCTGAAAGCACCTCATCATATTCAGACTCTATTGAAATTGGCCCTCCTTCAATATTCTTTATAACAATATTGCTATCTTTAGAGGCCACAGCCTGCATTAAAGAAAGGGCATCTCTATTCCACATCTCAGTTATCACAGGCATTATAACCTTAAGCCTCATAAAACCTCCCCCTATGAATAAATATATCAACCATTAATTCAAATGTCTGTATCATGTCAAATCTATAATCTCGCTAAAAAAGCGCTATATAGCAAGCAATATTGGCCTCTACACGTTAGGTATATTTTATATTAATATTTGTGAAATTGATATATGCAAAATATATAAAATCAGGGAAGAATATTTGGTTATGATAGCCAAATGTCCTTCCCTGAAGGATTTATAATATACCAAGGTCCATAAGTTTTAAAGCCATGTGATATCCAAAAACCTCTTCCTCATCATTGAGTTCTGTGCCAAGCAACTCTTTTATCTTATCTATACGATATATCAAGGTATTCCTGTGTATATATAACTTATCAGCAGTCTTTTTTATGTTCATCCTGTTATCAAGAAATTCCTTGAATGTACGTATCAACTGAGACCTGTATTTTTTATCATATTCAATAAGCGGCCCTAATTTTGAAAGAATATATTCTTTTGCATCATCATCACCCGTAAGTTTTGCCAGTATTTTATATACCCCTACATCGTCAAAAAGATAGGTCCTTCCCTTACCCCACAATTTTTCGCCTATTTTTAATGATTCCATTGCCTCCCTATATGAGCCGGATACCTTAAGCAGATTTTCTTCAGGTCTGCCTACACCTATAGAAAATTCTACCTGAGGAAATTTATTTGCAAAAATCTTCTCTATTCGCCCACACATCACAGACGCTTTCTCGTATAACTCTCCGGGACAGAATATTATAATATAATCACTAAATAACGCTGTTTTAACACCATCCAATGAACCTAAAACCTCATTGATTTCTTTAAATATTCTTTCATTCACGTTATAGTTCTTTTTATCCAACAGAAGATTATAACTTCTTTGATATATAACAACGACTATATTGAAATATTTCCTGTAAACCACCCATCCTAACTTCTTTGCTCTTTCTATAACAAGATATTCATCTACAAAATTTCCGCTCAGCAAATCATATAGAAAATTACCCTCTATCCTCTTATTATTTTCCTCAATGAGGTCCTGTTTTAAATATTGGATAGCAATTACTGTAGCTGCCATTTCTGCTGTCATGGCATTCATAACCTGCATATTTTTATCTGATATCATAACTATATATCCCCTGACATCTCCTTTAACTGAAAGTGGAGTTATAATAAATGCTCTGGCCTGGCCGTATTGGTCTTCATATATCCCTGTCTTGTCTTTATCAGGACCGGTAAGGTGTTTTAATACAACCCTATTCAAATCCTTTGAGATGTCTTTACCGGATTTACTAAATATGACATTCATATTGTTGTCAAGAAGAATAATAGGTATGTCTACCATATTTGACAGCTTTTCAAGAAATGTCGAGGTGCTGTCGTCAGTCAAAACGGCCTCTGTAAGCTTCTCATGTATCAGCAAAATATTATTTAAAAATTCGGACTGATCGTGTACTATTTTTGTAAGCACAGAATTAATAATGTCAGCATAGGGTGACTTCGTTTTAAGATTTATTATGGTAAAATCTGCGTTATTCGCCATCTCAATAATATCTACAGGTAGTCTGTCAATATATCTACCCAGTTTAATTCCAAGACTTGAGGCTTTAGATTCAATAAGATACCTTACCAGGTATTCTAATTTGTCCTCACTGTCTCTATATGCATAGCCGGCAGTAATGTAAAAACCGCCCTCTTTTATCCATCCGGTCACATCGGGAACTTCTATGACATCTATGCACGAAACATTTTTGTTAAGTCCATTTTTACCTGCTATAACCTTAGAGCCCTTTACCTCTCTTAATAAAAAGATATCCTTAATCTTCATTTCTACCACTTCTCCATTAATAAAATTAATGCGGGATGAATTTAATTACTAATACGACATAAATTTAAATTATCCTCTTTTAATAAAAGTCCCTGTCTTTCGTCAGGTTTGCCATTAGTGCAGATAATTCAGTCCTCATTAAACAAAATAGCATAATGAACTAAATATGTTCACTATGCTATTTTGTAAAACCATATGTTTTTATTTACTTTTCACACCCTCTGCCGTCCATGTAACTCACAGACCAACACCAGGGCAGAATTTCAGTTAGAATGGAACAATCTATAAAACCGGTTTGACAATCATTGCAGTCTGTGTCAAATTTTTGTTGGCAACCTTCTATTTACACAATCATCCGTTTTTGCACATTCATGTTTATATATCTGCCTAATTACTTAAAAAGATCTACCAGCTTAAATTTATTCACGTCCACAAGGCCATTCACTGTGAGCTTAAGAGCTGGACAGACGGCTAAAGAAATAAAAGACAGGGTCATAAATGGGTCTGATATGGTGACACCATTATTATTTTTTACAATTTCATGGAGCCTCATAAGGATATCTGATATCTCTACTACTGACCTGTCTGTCATCAATCCCCCATAAGGCAGAGCAAGTGAGGCAAGTATTTTACCATCCATGGCTACCACAATCCCCCCACCTATCCGTTTTAATTCATCTACTGCCAGTATCATGTCTTCATCATTTTCGCCCGCCACTATAATGTTATGGGAATCATGGGATATGGTAGTTGCAAATGCTCCTTTTTTCATTCCAAGCCCATTTATAAATCCTATACCTATCTTGCCTGTGGCTTCGTGTCTTTCTACAACTGCTATCTTGATTATGTCTCTTTCTACATCAGATTCTGCATATCCATTCACAACATTTGGCCTGGCCAATATCTCATCGGTGATTATCGAGTCTGCATGCAGCCCAATCACCCTCATAAGGTTTCCCCTTGCCATCACCTTAAAGCTATCCCTATTTAATGGTGCAACGTGTATGGTATCCTTTAGACTGTCATCAATGTCTGGAGTGTCAAAAATTGCTTTCCCATCCTCCGCTACAAGCACGCCCTCTTTATAAACCCTTTCTATTTTTAAAACATCTTTAAACACCAGTATATCTGCCACATAACCTGGGGCAATCCCTCCCTTATGTTTGAACCCGAAAAACATTGAGGGGTTTATTGTAGCCAGCCTGATAGCAGTGGGCAGCGAAAAACCATTCTTGATCAGCAAATGAACAGCATAATTTATGTGCCCCTCATGAACAAGATCTTCAGGATGCTTATCATCCGTACACAGGAGTATCCTGTGTACGGTGTTGTGATTTATTATAGGAAGAAGCCTTAAGAGATCCCTGGTGAGTGAACCTTCCCTTATCATTATCCACATACCTTTTTTCAGTTTTTCCATAGCTTCTTCCGGTGTGATACATTCATGGTCTGCCATTATACCAGTCGCAAGATAGGCATTAAGTTCATTACCGCTGAGATCAGGAGAATGGCCATCCATTACCCTGTCATGAAACAGCGATACCTTTGCGAGTACATCTCTATCTCCCTCAAGAAGTCCTGGGTAGTTCATCATTTCGGCCAGGCCAATAACCGATGGGTCACCCATAAAGATTTTCAAATCTTCCGCTTTTAAATTACCACCTGACATTTCAAAAGGGCCGGCAGGTACGCATGAAGGGAGCATAAAAAATATATCCATGGGTAATCCTTTAGAAGACTCGATCATAAACCTTATTCCATTGCCACCTGCTATGTTTGCTATCTCATGAGGATCCACAACTGCAGTGAGTGTGCCAAGTGGCACTAAAGCTTTTGTGAACTCAGTCGGAACACACATAGTGCTCTCTATATGCAGATGAGAATCTATAAAGGCCGGCGATATGTACGCGCCTTTAACGTCAACTACATTCTTTGCCTTATCATACCTTCCCACACCAGCTATCATACCATTATGTACTAATACATCCCCATCCTCTATAGACTCGTCAAATACATTTACAATGCGCCCGTTCTTTAAAAGCAGATCGCCTTCTGCCTTACCCAGTGCCACATCTATTAACTCTCTCAATTTATTCACATTATAGTCAAACATTTTTCACCCTCTCCCACAAAGTTTTAGTAGCTACCTCTAACAGCTTTGCCATGACCTCTTTTCATCTCTGCTGTAAGGACATGGTGCTCTTTAAAAATTTTTCTGCTGTTCTTAAGCAACATTTTTTGCTCTCTTCAACTCAAGCCAGAGCCTTCCCAGCATTTATTTAAAGCCTTTTTCATGTTAACTCTTTAAAATCATATTTCCGGAAAAACATTGTAAGATACATACAACTATTCAAGAAGCCGGGCATGACAAAAAGGTGCCCGGCATCCACATATTCTGCATCAATATTGTTGCTTTTAAATTCCTGAGTATAGCCTTATCCCTCTTACAAGTTCTCCATATATATTCAGGAATATACTCCCATCAATCAGGCGGTTATTCTCACCTAATGTAAAGGACTACAGCACTATTAATAATCAACATTTTTTATTCTATGTTGGTTTTATCTAAATATAAGATAAATAATAAATATACCAGCTAACACATACATTGTCAAGCTTATCTGTTTTGCCTTCCCTGTGAAAAGTTTTAAAAGAACATATGAAACTATCCCCAAGACTATTCCTTCAGAGATTGATGATGTAAAAGGCATAGTGGTAATAGCAAGGAATGCCGGTATCGCCTCGGTCCAATCTTCTGAGATATCAATATCCTTTATAACAGATATCATCAGTAGCCCTACTATCACAAGGGCAGGTGCTGTAGCTGCAGAAGGTATAGATGTAAATATATTGCTCATGAATAACGCCATAACAAAGAAAAGCCCTGTCACTACAGACGTCAGCCCTGTTCTCCCACCTTCGGCAATACCTGCACTGCTCTCTATATAGGTTGTAACTGTGGATGTGCCCATAAATGCGCCAAATATGGTACCTATAGCATCGGTCAGGAGACCCCTTGTAGTATCCTTGGGGTCCATATTGCCATTCTCATCGGTCAGCTTTGCCTTTTGTGCACACCCTATAAATGTACCTATCGTATCAAACATATCTACAAAAAAGAACGCAAATATCACAGGTACCATTGAAACCCTTAGCGTACGGGCAAAGTCAAACTTAAAAGCAATTGGGGCCACACTGGGTGGAACTGAGAGTAGGTTTCTCCATGCTGGCTCAAAAATACCATAGGTTGCTGCAACATCAACACCTATAACCCCAGCATATATCCACCCAACGATTGACGTAACAAGAATACCCAATAGCAGAGCACCTTTTATCTTTTTATACATCATTATCCCCGTAACTACTAACCCAAATACAAAGAGTAGAGTCTGAGGATTTGTAAAGTCACCTGCTGTTAAACTGTTATCTACTATTTTTACTACTCCGGCATTTATAAAGCCTATGGACGCTATAAAAAGACCAATACCAACACTGATTGCCCTTTTAATATTTACAGGTATAGCATTTACAATTGCTGTCCTTATTTTTAAAGATGAGATAATCAAGAAAATAATCCCATCAAAGAGCACACAGGTAAGGGCAATCTGCCAGCCATTGGGTACATCCTTCAAAGGCCCGGACAAAACTAAACTGGCAAAGTAAGCATTTAAGCCCATCCCGCTTGCCAGTGCAAAAGGAAGATTGGCAAATACACCCATAAGTATTGTAGTTAAGCCTGCACTTAGAGCTGTTGCTGTAAAAAGTGCATCCTTTGGCATACCTGTCTCAGAGAGAATTATTGGGTTCACTGCTAATATGTAGGCCATCGTGAGAAACGTCGTAAGGCCTGCCGTAAACTCTGTTCTTATATCAGTCCCCCTTTCCTTTAGTTTGAAATATCTTTCCAGCGTAGATTGATTACCCTGTCTTGATTCCATATTTTACCTCCTCTAATACTCTATCCTTTATCGTCACCAAGATCCTTCCAATAATTAATGGATAGCCCCTTATCCTTATATTCATGGCATTTGTTATAACTGGAATCTCTCCATTTATATTTATCTCCGCAGCCGACTTTGCTCCACAAGGCCTTGTGGGTTATTGTAATCAAAGACATACTCTTCTGCAAGTGCATATCCCAGTCTTCCAGATACAACCCCATAAATTTCTCTCTTAAATTAATTTCGGATTTATTGAACAGCCGCAGCCCATAGCCGCCACATATTTTATCGGGCTCATACCCCTTATCTCTTAACAAATCTATATCTCTACATTTTCCCTACCCTCCTTCGTCATTTCACCTGTCTATTCAAATTTAAATGCTCACTCAATCCCACTTATACACGCTGCCAATAAAGTACATCTGGTATAGCATAACATTATTAACGAAGTATTTCATGGGAATGTATCAAACTCATGTTTTCTGCAAATTACATAATGTAGTATTCCCCATTTCCACACACGAAGCTTAAAAATAACCCCATGGTAAATACCTTGTCCAGTTCCTTTTTATACCATCTGCACTAAGACAAAAATCCTCCAACATCTCCATATAATTTTGCATAGCTATAAAAGGTATTAACTCCATTTTTAGCACGTTTCTGCCTCTACAACACATAGTATTTTCTTAAAATCTAATATTAAACCCTAAAAAAAGCCAGAGGTAATGGATATGCACTTTATATAATTATCATTTAATTTTAATAAAATTGCAAGGTTCAAAAATGGTGCATCAATAGCTGTCTCTTCAAATATCATCCTGTGAACCATATTTTTTAAAGAATACCTCTTTAAATAATCATGTTCTATCTCCTAATGTTTAAAAACTCTTCCAACGTTATGCCTTTATACTGCGGTCCCTGTATGGACCGTTTCATTCCCATAACAGCTATCAGAACCTGCACATCCAATATTGTAAAATAACCGTTCGCTCTCACAACATTACTATTTATCATTAATGAGCCTGCTGCTTTAGTATTGCAAAATACCAGTGAGATAACATAGCCTGAAAGATTAAAATTCACTTAAAATAATCAAATCCCCCATAACTATCCCCTGCCCCTATTCCCCTTCATACAGTGGAAAACCTTCAAGAATTTTAGAAACCCTATACTTAGCGTCATCTACACTATAATTATTCTTAATAACCGATGAAATAATGTCTGCTATCTCATCCATCTCTTTAACCCCAAGTCCCCTCGTGGTAACAGCAGGCGTACCTATGCGTATACCGCTTGTAACGTTTGGCCCTTTGGGGTCGTTTGGTACAGTATTTTTATTTACTGTTATGTTTATCTCTTCTAATTTCTTTTCAACGTCCTTACCGTTCACATCATATTTCCTCAAGTCTGCCAGCATCATATGATTATCAGTCCCGCCTGACACCAGGTCAATGCCCCTATTTAAAAGACCACCTGCTAAAGCCTTTGCATTTTGCACTATCCTTTTCTGATAGTCTTTAAAATCATCAGACATTGCCTCTTTGAAGCACACAGCCTTAGCTGCAATTATATGCATCAGTGGGCCACCCTGTGTGCCAGGAAATACGGCCTTATCTATGGCCTTTCCTATCCTCTCTTTGCAAAGTATTGCACCACCTCGTGGCCCCCTGAGTGTCTTGTGAGTGGTTGTGGTAACAACATCAGCATATGGCACGGGATTCATATGGTATCCAGCAGCCACAAGGCCTGCTATATGGGCCATATCCACCATAAGGTAGGCATTTACACTATCTGCAATCTCTCTGAGTCTCTTAAAATCTATCTCTCTTGGATAGGCACTGGCCCCTGCTACAATCATCTTTGGCATAGTCTCTTTTGCAATCTTCTCTACCTCGTCATAGTTAATCCTACCTGTGGTTGGGTCCACCCCGTATGGTATAAAATTAAAGTATTTTCCCGATATGTTTACAGGACTCCCATGGGTAAGGTGACCTCCATGAGAAAGGTTCATCCCCAGCACTGTATCTCCGGGACTTAAAAGAGCAAAATATACAGCAATATTGGCCTGAGCACCGGAATGCGGCTGGACGTTGGCATACTCGGCATTAAAAAGCTTTTTAAGCCTCTCTCTTGCTATTTCCTCTACCTCGTCCACAAACTGACACCCACCATAATATCTTTCCCCCGGGTAACCCTCAGCATATTTATTGGTCAGCACAGTACCCATAGCTGCCATGACAGCAGGACTTACAAAATTTTCAGAGGCAATTAACTCAATAGTATTCCTCTGCCTGCCCAGCTCTCTTCTTATACTAACAGCAATCTCAGGGTCTACCATCTCAATGGTCTTCAGGTCCATATCTTATGCATCTCCTTTTTTAGTTGATATAAAAACATATACCTCTATATTCTCTAAAAATCCTTTATTTCCTTCAAAAGTCTATCAATTCTTCAAACTTTCTGTTTCCAATTATAGACATCATAAATTCCCGGGCATTTTGTGTGGGTAGACTGCTGCATTGACCTGATCTTTAACACATGTGCTCTACCTCTGTCCAAACTTAAACCACTATTTACTATTACCAAACGTATATTTAACTACATTCATGTACATTTCTCATACAACCATCTTGTCCTTTTATACCTTATTATAACGTCTTTTCCCGTTCTCACCTTAATTATCCTACCCATTCCATAGGCTTCTTCCTTGCCTACAATATCTGCCTTATTTAATATTATGAAGATTTTCCCTTTTGCACCCTTCAGAAGGCCATCTGGATTTAATAACCTCAAAATGAGTTCTGCATCAACGGTCATTCCAAGTCTGTAACCTGTTAACCTGCATACCCTCTCAGCCCTGTACACATACTCTCCATCAAGCGGCTTACCTATAACATCAAGGCCAATGACTATGCAGGTGATGGTAGTACAGTC is a genomic window of Calorimonas adulescens containing:
- a CDS encoding PucR family transcriptional regulator; protein product: MKIKDIFLLREVKGSKVIAGKNGLNKNVSCIDVIEVPDVTGWIKEGGFYITAGYAYRDSEDKLEYLVRYLIESKASSLGIKLGRYIDRLPVDIIEMANNADFTIINLKTKSPYADIINSVLTKIVHDQSEFLNNILLIHEKLTEAVLTDDSTSTFLEKLSNMVDIPIILLDNNMNVIFSKSGKDISKDLNRVVLKHLTGPDKDKTGIYEDQYGQARAFIITPLSVKGDVRGYIVMISDKNMQVMNAMTAEMAATVIAIQYLKQDLIEENNKRIEGNFLYDLLSGNFVDEYLVIERAKKLGWVVYRKYFNIVVVIYQRSYNLLLDKKNYNVNERIFKEINEVLGSLDGVKTALFSDYIIIFCPGELYEKASVMCGRIEKIFANKFPQVEFSIGVGRPEENLLKVSGSYREAMESLKIGEKLWGKGRTYLFDDVGVYKILAKLTGDDDAKEYILSKLGPLIEYDKKYRSQLIRTFKEFLDNRMNIKKTADKLYIHRNTLIYRIDKIKELLGTELNDEEEVFGYHMALKLMDLGIL
- the glyA gene encoding serine hydroxymethyltransferase; translation: MDLKTIEMVDPEIAVSIRRELGRQRNTIELIASENFVSPAVMAAMGTVLTNKYAEGYPGERYYGGCQFVDEVEEIARERLKKLFNAEYANVQPHSGAQANIAVYFALLSPGDTVLGMNLSHGGHLTHGSPVNISGKYFNFIPYGVDPTTGRINYDEVEKIAKETMPKMIVAGASAYPREIDFKRLREIADSVNAYLMVDMAHIAGLVAAGYHMNPVPYADVVTTTTHKTLRGPRGGAILCKERIGKAIDKAVFPGTQGGPLMHIIAAKAVCFKEAMSDDFKDYQKRIVQNAKALAGGLLNRGIDLVSGGTDNHMMLADLRKYDVNGKDVEKKLEEINITVNKNTVPNDPKGPNVTSGIRIGTPAVTTRGLGVKEMDEIADIISSVIKNNYSVDDAKYRVSKILEGFPLYEGE
- a CDS encoding aspartate/glutamate racemase family protein, producing the protein MRLKVIMPVITEMWNRDALSLMQAVASKDSNIVIKNIEGGPISIESEYDEVLSAPYVLKETIQAEKEGFDAVIIYCFSNPGLYAAREKVSIPVIGIGEAAQIMAYCLGERIGIITTIKNSVIRNIKKSKIIGTADKVCSVVPLDIPVMELSNNELVEKKLHSIMIKLLDDGVDTVIFGCGSIMHMKEKMMEKYRIPVIIPGEAAVKLAEALVCMNISHSKKAYPYPPLKKRTGYQFEV
- the ade gene encoding adenine deaminase produces the protein MFDYNVNKLRELIDVALGKAEGDLLLKNGRIVNVFDESIEDGDVLVHNGMIAGVGRYDKAKNVVDVKGAYISPAFIDSHLHIESTMCVPTEFTKALVPLGTLTAVVDPHEIANIAGGNGIRFMIESSKGLPMDIFFMLPSCVPAGPFEMSGGNLKAEDLKIFMGDPSVIGLAEMMNYPGLLEGDRDVLAKVSLFHDRVMDGHSPDLSGNELNAYLATGIMADHECITPEEAMEKLKKGMWIMIREGSLTRDLLRLLPIINHNTVHRILLCTDDKHPEDLVHEGHINYAVHLLIKNGFSLPTAIRLATINPSMFFGFKHKGGIAPGYVADILVFKDVLKIERVYKEGVLVAEDGKAIFDTPDIDDSLKDTIHVAPLNRDSFKVMARGNLMRVIGLHADSIITDEILARPNVVNGYAESDVERDIIKIAVVERHEATGKIGIGFINGLGMKKGAFATTISHDSHNIIVAGENDEDMILAVDELKRIGGGIVVAMDGKILASLALPYGGLMTDRSVVEISDILMRLHEIVKNNNGVTISDPFMTLSFISLAVCPALKLTVNGLVDVNKFKLVDLFK
- a CDS encoding NCS2 family permease, whose translation is MERYFKLKERGTDIRTEFTAGLTTFLTMAYILAVNPIILSETGMPKDALFTATALSAGLTTILMGVFANLPFALASGMGLNAYFASLVLSGPLKDVPNGWQIALTCVLFDGIIFLIISSLKIRTAIVNAIPVNIKRAISVGIGLFIASIGFINAGVVKIVDNSLTAGDFTNPQTLLFVFGLVVTGIMMYKKIKGALLLGILVTSIVGWIYAGVIGVDVAATYGIFEPAWRNLLSVPPSVAPIAFKFDFARTLRVSMVPVIFAFFFVDMFDTIGTFIGCAQKAKLTDENGNMDPKDTTRGLLTDAIGTIFGAFMGTSTVTTYIESSAGIAEGGRTGLTSVVTGLFFVMALFMSNIFTSIPSAATAPALVIVGLLMISVIKDIDISEDWTEAIPAFLAITTMPFTSSISEGIVLGIVSYVLLKLFTGKAKQISLTMYVLAGIFIIYLIFR